A stretch of the Leptolyngbyaceae cyanobacterium genome encodes the following:
- a CDS encoding DUF4129 domain-containing protein has product MTPGSANEFEKASFAWQIQQWQQQFREWIELKISQNQINFPKVRLASGLLDLLWPLFKVLSWLILAVVIIWLGWQLWLIFRPYIYSLDFELDKLRDKSTHHSELTVVDWWRRSQKFYRQGNYAEAARCLYMAMLQKLHDTHLIPHQSSRTDGEYRQLTESLPQHSAYRVLLNTHENLCFGNADISLETFEDCQQAYREIERNQ; this is encoded by the coding sequence ATGACACCTGGATCGGCTAATGAATTTGAAAAGGCGAGTTTTGCTTGGCAAATACAGCAATGGCAACAGCAGTTTAGGGAGTGGATAGAACTGAAAATTTCCCAAAATCAAATCAACTTTCCAAAAGTACGCTTAGCATCAGGGCTACTCGACCTATTATGGCCGTTATTCAAAGTATTATCTTGGTTAATACTAGCAGTCGTAATAATTTGGTTGGGTTGGCAATTATGGTTGATATTCCGCCCTTATATATATTCTCTTGATTTTGAACTGGATAAGTTAAGGGATAAGTCAACACACCATAGTGAGTTAACCGTAGTTGATTGGTGGCGGCGATCGCAAAAATTTTATCGTCAAGGTAATTATGCAGAGGCAGCCCGATGTCTTTACATGGCTATGTTACAAAAATTACACGATACTCACTTAATACCCCACCAATCCAGTCGGACAGATGGAGAATATCGGCAATTAACCGAATCTTTACCCCAACATAGCGCTTATCGAGTTTTACTGAATACTCACGAAAATCTGTGTTTTGGCAATGCAGATATTTCTCTAGAAACATTTGAAGATTGTCAGCAAGCTTATCGGGAAATCGAGCGAAATCAATGA
- a CDS encoding DUF4350 domain-containing protein — protein MKKFGKNLWLLVLAIGAIAFFTLVLAPQNNQLNSGSTYNRAPDGYGAWYSFMKEQGTPVQRWQKPLAELIEKQSKTHQGNSPNSSPVTLVRANSTLMIDTLYKDEREWVEKGNNLVVLGVRSPVTEAAFTTMQESPVGKVKIQTTRREKKLNKNETRWLGDDFGAIVWEEKLGKGKVIYAVTPHLAANAYQDEPGNYQFLKNLVTQNSKSIWIDEYIHGYKDKEIIQKEGDTSWLTYLAKTPLFNIFIQAMALLLVLVLAKNQRFGQPESLPSPAVDNSEAYIQALAGILQKANSSQFVVETIGKEEQIQLQKVLGLGNTLVDKQTLIDAWVQQTERPAKELQQLLELPSKKKQISEEELLNWLDKWKKVQINQQ, from the coding sequence ATGAAAAAGTTCGGAAAAAATTTATGGTTACTCGTGCTAGCTATAGGTGCGATCGCCTTTTTTACCTTAGTATTAGCGCCGCAAAACAATCAGCTTAATAGCGGTTCTACTTATAACCGCGCTCCTGATGGTTATGGAGCCTGGTATAGTTTTATGAAAGAGCAGGGTACTCCCGTGCAGCGATGGCAAAAACCATTGGCAGAATTAATCGAAAAACAGTCAAAAACTCACCAGGGTAATTCTCCAAATTCCAGCCCCGTAACTTTGGTGCGAGCGAACAGCACCTTAATGATAGATACACTTTATAAAGATGAACGAGAATGGGTAGAAAAAGGAAATAATTTAGTAGTGTTGGGAGTGCGATCGCCTGTTACCGAAGCAGCATTCACTACCATGCAGGAAAGTCCAGTAGGTAAGGTCAAAATTCAAACCACACGGCGAGAAAAAAAATTAAATAAAAATGAAACAAGATGGCTAGGTGATGATTTTGGTGCCATAGTTTGGGAAGAAAAGCTAGGTAAAGGAAAAGTCATTTACGCTGTTACTCCTCATTTAGCTGCCAATGCTTATCAAGACGAACCGGGTAACTATCAATTCTTAAAAAATTTAGTCACTCAAAACAGCAAATCAATTTGGATCGATGAATATATTCATGGTTATAAAGATAAAGAAATTATTCAAAAAGAAGGAGATACAAGTTGGCTGACTTATTTAGCTAAAACTCCTTTATTTAATATATTTATTCAAGCAATGGCGCTCCTGTTAGTACTAGTATTAGCAAAAAACCAGCGATTCGGACAACCCGAATCTTTACCATCGCCAGCCGTCGATAACAGCGAAGCTTATATTCAAGCACTGGCAGGAATTTTGCAAAAAGCTAACAGCAGTCAATTTGTAGTAGAAACCATCGGTAAAGAAGAGCAAATTCAGTTACAAAAAGTGTTGGGACTCGGAAATACGCTAGTTGATAAGCAAACATTGATCGACGCTTGGGTACAGCAAACCGAACGTCCAGCTAAAGAATTACAACAATTACTCGAATTACCTTCCAAGAAAAAACAAATTAGTGAAGAAGAACTGTTAAACTGGTTGGATAAATGGAAAAAAGTGCAGATTAATCAGCAATAA
- a CDS encoding MoxR family ATPase: MSNELLPVINRLGQALNRVVVGQNSLVQQLLIALLAGGHVILEGVPGTGKTLLVKVLAQLVEADFRRIQLTPDILPADIIGTNIFDLNTRQFTLKKGPVFTQVLLADEINRTPPKTQSALLEAMEEQQVTMDGQSLPLPELFWTIATQNPLEFEGTYPLPEAQLDRFLFKLVVDYPEVAAEKQMLLNHQSGFQSRRLDLARLKPVTTVENILLARQQVAEAKVDEKILDYLLALVQRSRQHPDLMLGASPRSAVAWLQTSKAHAWLNGKDFVTPDDVKAVAPPLLRHRLILKPESFLDGLQIDGVINSLLNQIPVPR, encoded by the coding sequence ATGAGTAATGAACTATTACCTGTAATCAATCGCCTCGGTCAAGCTTTAAACCGAGTTGTGGTCGGTCAAAATAGCTTAGTACAACAGTTATTAATAGCGCTACTAGCTGGCGGTCACGTAATTTTGGAAGGCGTTCCAGGTACGGGAAAAACTTTATTGGTGAAAGTCCTCGCTCAATTAGTAGAAGCAGACTTCCGGCGCATTCAGCTAACACCAGATATTTTACCTGCTGATATCATCGGTACAAATATTTTTGATTTGAATACCCGCCAATTTACTCTCAAAAAAGGGCCAGTATTTACTCAAGTATTGTTAGCAGATGAAATTAACCGCACGCCGCCCAAAACTCAGTCTGCCTTGCTGGAAGCAATGGAAGAACAGCAGGTAACTATGGACGGGCAAAGTTTGCCTTTACCGGAACTGTTTTGGACAATTGCTACTCAAAACCCGCTGGAATTTGAAGGAACTTACCCTTTACCAGAAGCACAACTCGATCGATTTTTATTTAAGTTAGTTGTCGATTATCCCGAAGTGGCAGCAGAAAAGCAAATGTTGCTGAATCATCAATCTGGATTTCAATCACGACGGCTTGATTTAGCGCGTTTAAAACCAGTAACGACTGTAGAAAATATTTTGTTAGCGCGTCAACAAGTCGCTGAAGCTAAGGTTGATGAAAAAATTTTGGATTATTTATTAGCTTTAGTACAACGCAGTCGCCAACACCCGGATTTAATGTTAGGTGCTTCTCCCCGATCGGCTGTGGCTTGGTTACAAACAAGTAAAGCTCATGCTTGGCTAAATGGCAAAGATTTCGTTACTCCAGATGATGTAAAAGCTGTCGCGCCTCCTTTGTTGCGTCATCGCTTAATTTTAAAGCCAGAATCTTTTTTAGATGGTTTACAAATTGATGGGGTAATTAATTCTTTATTAAATCAGATACCAGTTCCCAGGTGA